In the Microcebus murinus isolate Inina chromosome 14, M.murinus_Inina_mat1.0, whole genome shotgun sequence genome, one interval contains:
- the LOC105872443 gene encoding cytochrome P450 2C18-like: MDPAVVLVLCLSCLLIIFLWRQNPGRGKLPPGPTPLPIIGNILQMDVKDIRKTLNNFSKTYGPVFTVYFGMKPAVVLHGYEAVKEALIDHGEEFSGRGLFPISERTSKGLGIVFSNGNRWKEIQRFTLMTLRNFGMGKRSIEERVQEEARCLVEELRKTKASSCDPTFILGCAHCNVICSIVFQNHFDYKDEHFLTLMEKFNENFKILSSPWIQLCNNFPVLIYYFPGIHNKLVENISLVRSYILEKAKEHQESLDVNNPRDFIDCFLIKMEQEKHNSQSEFTMENLVITVSDLFVGGTETPSSTLRYGLLLLLKHPEVTAKVQEEIDHVIGRQRIPCMQDRSHMPYTDAVVHEIQRYIDLAPCSVPHAVTCDIKFRNYLIPKGTTILPSLTSVLHDDKEFPNPEKFDPGHFLDESGNFKKSDFFMAFSTGRRICLGEGLARMELFLFLTSILQNFNLRSLIDPKKLDATPVSSGFISVPPLYKICFIPV, from the exons ATGGACCCAGCTGTGGTTCTGGTGCTCTGTCTCTCCTGTTTGCTTATCATCTTCCTTTGGAGACAGAACCCTGGGAGAGGCAAACTCCCTCCTGGCCCCACTCCTCTCCCAATTATTGGAAATATCCTGCAGATGGATGTTAAGGACATCAGGAAGACTCTGAACAAT TTCTCAAAAACCTATGGCCCTGTGTTCACTGTGTACTTTGGCATGAAGCCTGCTGTGGTGTTACATGGATATGAAGCAGTGAAGGAAGCCCTGATTGATCATGGAGAGGAGTTTTCTGGAAGAGGCCTTTTCCCAATTTCTGAAAGAACTAGTAAAGGACTTG GAATCGTTTTCAGCAACGGAAATAGGTGGAAGGAGATCCAGCGCTTCACCCTCATGACCCTGCGGAATTTCGGGATGGGGAAGAGGAGCATTGAGGAACGTGTCCAAGAGGAGGCCCGCTGCCTTGTGGAGGAGTTGAGAAAAACCAAGG CCTCATCCTGTGATCCCACATTCATCCTGGGTTGTGCTCACTGCAATGTGATCTGCTCCATCGTTTTCCAGAATCATTTTGATTACAAAGATGAACATTTTCTTACCTTGATGGAGAAGTTCAATGAAAACTTCAAAATTCTAAGCTCCCCATGGATCCAG ctCTGCAATAATTTCCCtgttctcatttattatttccctGGAATTCATAACAAAttagttgaaaatatttctcttgtaAGAAGTTATATTTTGGAGAAAGCAAAAGAACACCAAGAATCTTTGGATGTTAACAACCCTCGAgactttattgattgtttcctgaTCAAAATGGAGCAG GAAAAGCAcaactcacagtctgagttcacTATGGAAAACTTGGTCATCACAGTATCTGATTTATTTGTTGGTGGGACAGAAACACCAAGCAGCACTCTGAGATATGGACTACTGCTCCTGCTGAAGCACCCAGAGGTCACAG CTAAAGTCCAAGAAGAGATTGACCATGTGATTGGCAGACAGCGGATCCCCTGCATGCAGGACAGGAGCCACATGCCCTACACAGATGCTGTGGTGCATGAGATCCAGAGATACATTGACCTGGCTCCCTGTAGTGTGCCCCATGCAGTGACCTGTGACATTAAATTCAGAAACTACCTGATCCCCAAG GGCACAACCATATTACCATCCCTGACATCTGTGCTGCACGACGACAAAGAATTCCCCAACCCAGAGAAGTTCGACCCTGGACATTTTCTGGATGAAAGTGGCAACTTTAAAAAAAGCGACTTCTTCATGGCTTTCTCAACAG GAAGACGGATTTGTTTGGGCGAGGGACTGGCCCGCATGGAGCTGTTTTTATTCCTGACCAGCATTTTACAGAACTTTAACCTGAGATCTTTGATTGATCCAAAGAAGCTCGATGCCACTCCAGTTTCCTCTGGGTTTATTTCTGTGCCACCCTTGTACAAAATCTGCTTCATTCCTGTATGA